A DNA window from Hypomesus transpacificus isolate Combined female chromosome 24, fHypTra1, whole genome shotgun sequence contains the following coding sequences:
- the LOC124486551 gene encoding uncharacterized protein LOC124486551 isoform X4 yields MDEYLRKAKRTLLEGSEVPLVHAVLGGPVPDVDVVASTLSYAYYLNQRVSSECVCVPVLCGRRGELPEGTAWFLRRLRVCEASLLWRDDINLLQLNQSGKLSLTLLTDGLLDSSEFQALESNILRVVHRHGQRDAEEGASSTATLVAREILQEAAERVAGPLGEVLGEALRLESEQLGGKAGQRWAELEDLLLSLEERSGHAPCDVRTGQRQEEAELQGEDMDQLLLRDLKEFSDGEMTVSFSTVSADLENWGDRVDQLKTFCHSHGYESLVLYSSMLGGDDTPGHQVAVFSVNTDILNQICCEFEECSSSSLELEARDCLQGCLQLYHLPAPPLAPPAEHPRPLQELQALQELQALLRGFLGRRTHVLSCHPSSRTSSTEGVAGSAPLSQGSSGVTDMDGSDAERAEGAVSTATVVGADLVSPDSGMATVRSSRSSKESSVFLSDDSPVAEATAAGGPLLNPSLLSPVPPERRRSSRNRSDNLDLFSFDPLHCSTASVSPGAASASGRGGRAESSSLSEFDELSLVDFSTPGSGVGALGNLEDGASLAQVEIEVNDLIVPPTPVNSLVGSCPPNSAGVQFFPEDVADKISVLQREQGWRGAEEDGRGSSHNIWSQETVLEGMRGGGESGGGEGGNEEPQRILLSEKRESSDSWNADSGFTEPWNPATLADLQLTPPDEENEEHRTRLGKRGRTRALKGTETGSMLGRRETLTTLTPDTSREEEEWGGRKIGGGSGSREAELDFWSYSAQKGFLKSDSGTTTSYPESLDMWNMTIRDDSLSPLTTPDMTDLLERGNSLESPTGLAGDGMDMWNTTIQEDAVSTATSPEVSGTGGEYLPRMQPWEQEVTKQEEEIKCYGMDGVWGEAGGIRIVIEEEEEDGWSEEGETSRMETQDQTSPDKDSCSMPVPHMVTSTSEYDNVGDGGWSQPPSPDPGASPTSLSQELVEGQSSPFVAVLQPQTRGAAGTHSDPHTTPHDSRSEMLDSDAPSLQDSTHTQIFLFDTGHVTTSGRGETPLRHSEESYGKEEQGSEGPYWTEDLSSHSPFVLVDNSAHTQSDGLSLSSRQDPTSLANQLLDKRAVATEPAQTTPTLSPNLDSWDRVPTPITTTPPADPPPSTAQGQGGEDGGPGVGGDVEGAILEAMSLSSSSGERDGLKPSPDSLPLGSNSDGDSSGLEMDYIMVSGTGIVRESEGERRDEGRVYHRPGNIGGREGGRSLETYSMLTYAATLLQINAASRRCHQENAEQDRLNQTNTEISNPQHFDKWENASVSTHADGDSSDQANTTGISSLPNPLSSLARPEQTNPESWSTTNAGSRNYETSADGISPTNVTPEILIPGQSNTDPAGLHQSESRLSKEEIRDNQSEVVGRSSSSSFRYQAENFLKTREEVYVHSQISLEDSDEGGHSPPAPSLGGQDNGGQRAPLLTPHSPLFTDSSPSPCADSTLIGMPESLSGGSPRKGVGLPFSGDLMAEEEEEELSLDPGGWNVANGGGKEAMQCPPLPVGKRLSLEIQGEAKNYDSVSQPMRDEFLRGLDEYGMEQPMREQLSLTQEGQSTGQEVEGPSETQSTYERPTHPEDGPIMDKQELDQDIDDYRPELSGGSSAHRKKLAAPPMNVSLDRSEGSVQSDDALDTPGDALDTGDELDINLDELDTPDEADEMDLEGHSDDDMHGDDDMHGDSKLANQGGKGEQEDAIPEYSAAEERHDSRLWRTVVIGDQEHRINMKSIEPYQRVISHGGYYGNQNAIIVFAACFLPDSDCDDYHYVMENLFLYVISTLELMVAEDYMIVYLNGATPRRKMPGLGWMKKCYHMINRRLRKNLKSFIIVHPSWFIRTVLGITRPFISSKFSSKIRYVSRLAELREMIPMDYVYIPPSIIRYEEESGIRSSTVCLRADKRTNV; encoded by the exons ATGGATGAATATTTGCGGAAGGCTAAGCGTACGCTG ctaGAGGGGTCAGAGGTTCCTCTAGTCCATGCAGTACTTGGAGGACCAGTTCCTGATGTGGATGTTGTGGCATCAACACTGAGCTATGCCTACTACCTCAATCAG aGGGTGtcgtcagagtgtgtgtgtgtgccggtgcTGTGCGGGCGGCGCGGTGAGTTACCGGAGGGCACAGCGTGGTTCCTGCGCaggctgagggtgtgtgaggcgtCTCTGCTGTGGAGAGACGACATCAACCTGCTGCAGCTCAACCAGTCTGGGAAGCTGTCCCTCACCCTGCTGACTGACGGCCTGCTGGACAg CTCAGAGTTCCAGGCGCTGGAGTCCAACATCCTGCGAGTGGTCCATCGCCACGGGCAACGGGATGCTGAGGAGGGGGCATCGTCCACGGCGACGCTGGTCGCCAGGGAGATTCTTCAAGAAGCAGCCGAGCGTGTGGCAGGGCCGCTGGGGGaggtgctgggag AGGCCTTGAGGCTGGAGTCGGAGCAGCTGGGTGGTAAAGCAGGCCAGAGGTGGGCGGAGCTAGAGGACCTCCTGCTGAGCCTTGAAGAGAGGAGTGGCCACGCCCCCTGTGATGTCAGGACAGGTCAAAGACAGGAAGAGGCGGAGCTTCAAG GTGAGGACATGGACCAGCTCCTCTTGAGGGATCTAAAGGAGTTCTCTGATGGAGAGATGACGGTGTCCTTCAGCACAGTGTCTGCAGACCTGGAG AACTGGGGCGATCGAGTTGACCAGCTGAAGACATTCTGCCATTCACACGGTTACGAGAGCCTGGTGTTATACTCCAGCATGCTGGGTGGAGATGACACTCCTGGCCACCAGGTGGCAGTGTTCTCCGTCAACACAGACATCCTCAACCAG ATCTGCTGCGAGTTTGAGGAGTGTTCCAGCTCCTCACTGGAGCTAGAGGCGAGAGACTGTCTGCAGGGCTGCCTGCAGCTCTACCacctccccgcccctcctctcgCCCCCCCCGCAGAGCATCCCCGCCCCCTGCAGGAGCTCCAAGCCCTGCAGGAGCTCCAAGCCCTGCTCCGTGGCTTCCTGGGCAGGAGGACCCACGTCCTGTCCTGCCACCCCAGCAGTAGGACCTCTTCCACGGAGGGTGTGGCCGGCAgcgcccccctctcccagggcTCCTCCGGGGTCACCGACATGGACGGCTCGGACGCGGAGAGGGCCGAGGGCGCGGTCTCCACGGCGACGGTGGTCGGGGCGGACCTGGTGAGCCCGGACAGCGGCATGGCGACCGTCCGCAGCAGCCGCTCGTCGAAAGAGAGCTCCGTGTTCCTCAGCGACGACAGTCCCGTCGCCGAGGCGACCGCGGCGGGGGGGCCGCTGCTCAACCCGTCCCTCCTATCACCCGTCCCGCCCGAGAGACGACGATCCAGCCGTAACCGTAGCGACAACCTCGACCTGTTCAGCTTCGACCCCCTGCACTGCAGTACCGCCTCCGTTTCACCGGGGGCAGCGTCCGCcagtgggagaggggggcgtgCAGAGAGCTCCAGCTTGTCCGAGTTTGACGAGCTCAGCCTGGTGGATTTCTCGACCCCGGGGTCAGGGGTCGGTGCGCTTGGCAACCTGGAGGACGGAGCTTCTTTGGCGCAAGTCGAGATCGAGGTGAATGACCTCATTGTCCCGCCCACGCCGGTGAACAGCCTTGTGGGTAGTTGTCCTCCCAACAGCGCGGGGGTGCAGTTCTTCCCCGAGGACGTGGCTGACAAGATCTCCGTCCTACAGCGAGAGCAGGGCTGgcgaggggcggaggaggatgggagaggctCCTCCCACAACATCTGGAGCCAGGAAACTGTCCTGGAAGGGatgaggggcgggggggagagtggaggaggagagggaggaaatgaAGAACCCCAGAGGATTCTCCTGTCGGAGAAGAGGGAGTCATCTGACAGCTGGAACGCCGACTCCGGCTTCACAGAGCCGTGGAACCCAGCAACCCTGGCAGACCTTCAGCTCACCCCTCCCGACGAGGAGAACGAGGAACACAGAACCCGCCTCGGGAAAAGAGGCAGAACCCGTGCTCTCAaaggaacagagacaggaagtatgttagggaggagggaaacactgaccaccctgacccctgacacctcgagggaggaagaggagtggggggggaggaagatcGGGGGAGGGAGTGGCAGCAGGGAGGCGGAGCTAGACTTCTGGAGTTACTCCGCCCAGAAGGGCTTCCTGAAGTCTGACAGTGGGACCACCACTTCTTACCCAGAATCCTTAGACATGTGGAACATGACCATCCGCGATGACAGCCTATCACCTCTTACGACCCCGGACATGACTGACCTATTAGAGAGAGGGAACTCGCTGGAGAGCCCGACGGGATTGGCCGGGGACGGGATGGACATGTGGAACACCACCATACAGGAAGACGCCGTCTCCACGGCAACTAGCCCGGAGGTGTCGGGCACTGGGGGAGAATACCTCCCGCGCATGCAACCAtgggaacaggaagtgacaaaacaggaagaggaaattAAGTGTTATGGTATGGATGGGGtttggggggaggctgggggaataCGGATAGtgatagaagaagaagaagaagacgggTGGAGCGAagaaggagagaccagcaggatGGAGACACAGGACCAGACGTCTCCAGATAAAGACTCCTGCTCAATGCCCGTCCCTCACATGGTGACGTCCACCTCTGAGTACGACAACGTGGGAGACGGGGGCTGgagccagcccccctccccggaTCCCGGGGCCAGCCCCACGTCCCTGAgccaggagctggtggagggccAGTCCAGTCCCTTCGTAGCCGTGCTCCAACCCCAAACCAGAGGAGCCGCTGGGACGCACTCTGATCCACACACAACCCCGCATGATTCTAGATCTGAGATGTTAGACAGCGATGCACCGTCCCTCCAggactccacccacacacagatctTCCTGTTTGACACAGGTCACGTGACCACAAGTGGGCGGGGTGAGACGCCCTTGCGTCATTCGGAGGAGAGTTACGGCAAGGAAGAGCAGGGCTCAGAGGGTCCTTATTGGACGGAGGACTTGAGTAGCCACTCCCCATTCGTTCTAGTGGACAACTCTGCCCACACCCAGAGTGACGGGCTGTCTTTAAGCAGCAGGCAAGATCCCACCTCCTTAGCCAATCAGCTGTTAGATAAGAGGGCTGTGGCCACGGAGCCAGCTCAGACCACGCCCACTCTATCTCCAAACCTTGACAGCTGGGACCGAGTGCCGACCCCCATAACGACCACACCACCCGCTGACCCTCCTCCCAGCACAGCGCAGGGCCAGGGCGGGGAGGATGGGGGGCCAGGTGTGGGTGGGGACGTGGAGGGAGCCATCCTGGAGGCCATGTCTCTGAGCTCCAGCTCAGGGGAGCGAGACGGCCTCAAGCCCAGCCCGGACAGCCTCCCGCTGGGCAGCAACTCCGACGGAGACTCCTCTGGCCTGGAAATGGACTACATCATGGTGTCTGGGACGGGGATTGtcagggagagcgagggagagaggagggatgagggaagggTTTATCACAGGCCGGGTAAtataggggggagagagggagggaggtcctTGGAGACGTATAGCATGTTGACGTATGCTGCCACTCTGCTCCAGATCAACGCTGCCTCGCGTAGATGTCACCAGGAGAACGCAGAGCAGGACAGACTCAACCAAACGAACACGGAGATCTCCAATCCACAACATTTTGACAAATGGGAGAATGCTTCTGTCTCCACCCATGCAGATGGCGACAGCTCGGATCAGGCCAATACCACAGGGATCAGTTCACTTCCAAACCCGCTCTCAAGTCTGGCCAGACCTGAGCAGACGAACCCTGAGAGCTGGTCCACAACCAATGCAGGCAGCAGAAATTATGAGACGAGTGCTGATGGAATCTCTCCGACCAACGTGACCCCAGAGATCCTCATCCCCGGCCAATCAAACACAGACCCCGCAGGACTCCACCAATCGGAATCCAGATTGTCGAAGGAGGAGATCCGTGACAACCAATCCGAAGTTGTTGGAAGGAGTAGCTCCTCCTCTTTCAGGTACCAAGCAGAGAACTTCCTGAAAACAAGAGAGGAGGTATATGTCCACTCTCAAATCTCATTGGAGGATTCAGATGAGGGAGGTcactccccccctgccccctccttggGGGGTCAGGATAATGGGGGGCAGCGTGCCCCTCTCCTCAcaccccactcccctctcttcACGGACAGTTCCCCATCACCTTGTGCTGATAGCACCTTGATTGGCATGCCTGAGAGCCTATCAGGAGGCTCTCCCAGGAAAGGGGTAGGGCTGCCGTTCTCTGGGGACCTCAtggcggaggaggaagaggaggagcttaGTTTGGACCCGGGCGGCTGGAATGTGGCGaatggaggggggaaggaggctaTGCAATGCCCCCCCCTACCTGTTGGGAAGAGGCTGAGTCTGGAGATCCAGGGGGAGGCAAAGAATTATGACAGTGTCTCACAGCCAATGAGAGATGAGTTCCTTCGGGGACTGGATGAATATGGAATGGAGCAGCCTATGAGAGAGCAGCTTTCACTGACACAGGAAGGACAGTcaacaggacaggaagtggaaggcCCGTCAGAGACTCAATCAACCTACGAGAG GCCCACACACCCCGAGGACGGACCAATCATGGACAAGCAGGAACTGGACCAGGACATCGATGACTACAGACCAG AGCTCTCGGGGGGGTCCAGTGCCCACAGGAAGAAGCTGGCGGCCCCGCCCATGAACGTGTCATTGGACCGCAGCGAGGGTTCCGTCCAATCAGACGATGCCCTGGACACGCCGGGGGACGCCCTGGACACAGGGGACGAGCTGGACATCAACCTGGACGAGCTGGACACCCCGGATGAAGCTGACGAGATGGATCTGGAGGGGCACAGTGATGATGACATGCACGGTGATGATGACATGCACG GAGACTCCAAGCTGGCCAATCAGGGTGGGAAAGGTGAGCAGGAGGACGCCATCCCAGAATACAGTGCGGCAGAGGAGCGTCATGACAGCAGGCTGTGGAGGACGGTCGTCATCGGCGACCAGGAGCACCGCATCAACATGAAGAGCATCGAACCCTACCAGAGAGTCATCTCACATGggg GTTACTACGGAAACCAAAACGCAATTATCGTGTTTGCGGCATGTTTTCTACCAGACAGCGACTGCGATGACTACCACTATGTCATGGAGAACCTGTTCCT GTATGTCATCAGTACCCTGGAGCTGATGGTGGCGGAGGATTACATGATTGTGTACCTGAATGGGGCCACACCTCGTAGGAAGATGCCAGGCCTGGGCTGGATGAAGAAATGCTACCATATGATCAATAGGAG gctgAGGAAGAATCTCAAGTCCTTCATCATCGTACATCCTTCCTGGTTCATCAGAACAGTGCTGGGAATCACCAGACCCTTTATCAG TTCAAAGTTCAGCAGTAAGATCAGGTATGTGAGCAGACTAGCGGAGCTGAGGGAAATGATCCCCATGGACTatgtctacatcccccccagtATCATCAG GTATGAAGAGGAGAGTGGTATACGCTCATCTACAGTTTGTTTACG AGCGGACAAAAGAACAAACGTTTGA